From one Candidatus Gastranaerophilales bacterium genomic stretch:
- a CDS encoding Fur family transcriptional regulator, translating into MEKKILQLKKACKENSLRYTTQREKIFLAVANSCSHPDVEQVFNTVKQEVGDISMDTIYRNLQTLENLKLIFRVDHQIPKARFDADMTNHCHFICTKCGEIYDIFYKEKTSIPENAKEFGAIKHVNLQVKGICNKCISEMKKEKNDGTKRQQN; encoded by the coding sequence TTGGAAAAGAAAATTTTACAATTAAAAAAAGCATGCAAAGAAAATTCTTTAAGATATACTACCCAAAGAGAAAAAATTTTCCTTGCGGTTGCAAATTCTTGTTCACATCCTGATGTGGAGCAGGTATTTAATACCGTAAAGCAAGAAGTGGGGGATATATCCATGGATACGATTTACAGAAATCTTCAAACGCTTGAAAATCTGAAATTAATTTTCAGGGTAGACCATCAAATCCCAAAAGCAAGATTTGATGCCGACATGACCAACCATTGTCATTTTATATGTACCAAGTGCGGTGAAATCTATGATATTTTTTATAAAGAAAAGACTTCTATCCCCGAAAATGCAAAAGAATTCGGAGCAATTAAACACGTTAATTTACAGGTAAAAGGGATATGCAACAAATGCATATCAGAGATGAAAAAGGAGAAAAATGATGGAACTAAAAGGCAGCAAAACTGA